From Methanosarcina lacustris Z-7289, one genomic window encodes:
- a CDS encoding type II/IV secretion system ATPase subunit, protein MGVQILDIMLKLQDAASSLQDAVNNLNQSLLQGKNKEEEETCPHRIKQTKNRKTIAINCKECDAGSSLNDSHCRKNIFGILQKEIHADCLVLSRLYERDYEGKSLALLYALAGFKGTIAAYRSTEIVPEACSRPEKKECSLERKEIISALSETVETDPLKARLELREIIQGKIQGKMAGRVLDTTPVCLACSECFYSVLNEIEEKMSGFPEIPVIKKSGYSLAAGWLESTEEKVNLSEEKAGKKVKGTIGGRAGRKAGNLIEDISGETTTASLSGLAPHSAPGARKKKKGKSANNLADSTDNFFDYESRIKSHVRPPFSSSRIYTEAPENTEFLECYDINGREGRNLEVSIYRYTDKPEKLYMLRPPEYNLRQEELRLLETVRKRMIRHRPKDLAFADPTGAREYFKRMAKDLLGEELLESGKACGPDELESYADLLARYTNGLGILEDLLSDAGITDVYINAPADTNPVHVVMDGEECTSNVFLSQDDLDSLVSRFRTISGRPFGEAIPVLELNLEAFGVRVSVIGDPLSANGLAYAFRKHSLTPWTLPKLINTGSISPFAAGFLSFLMDGQASILVAGEVGAGKTSLLSAMLLEIPQKYRILTIEDTHELPTEQLQELGWKVQGMSSYSSVLKSGAEMSPETALRASLRLGSSSLVLGEVRGPEVKVLYEAMQVGNAGNSVIGTIHGSSVENVYERVVHTLGVPPASFKATDAVIICSGIRPGGSMKKIKRVSQIAEVTSTSIENPEPSELFTDIMHYDTSRDCLLAGEVLEQGQSELIGKIARKWGISIDSAMKNIELRTRIKERIATEGIRSPFLLEAEAVSEANNMFWLLSDSILAGNRDGFETGPDSISGADLEELYRQWETWFETFSRIRVGSGKQEGTEKQRTGKRLSDEKRLPEEKQLSEDKRLPEVKITV, encoded by the coding sequence ATGGGGGTTCAAATTCTGGACATAATGCTAAAACTTCAGGACGCTGCCAGCAGCCTGCAGGACGCTGTTAACAACCTTAATCAGAGCCTGCTTCAAGGAAAAAATAAAGAGGAAGAAGAAACCTGCCCACATAGAATAAAGCAGACGAAAAATCGGAAAACGATTGCCATCAACTGCAAAGAGTGTGATGCCGGGTCTTCACTTAACGATTCGCACTGCAGGAAGAACATCTTCGGCATCCTCCAAAAAGAAATTCATGCCGACTGTCTTGTACTCTCAAGGCTCTATGAACGGGACTACGAAGGAAAATCCCTGGCTTTGCTTTATGCTCTGGCAGGCTTCAAGGGAACTATTGCAGCGTACAGGAGCACTGAAATTGTGCCTGAAGCGTGTTCCCGGCCCGAGAAAAAGGAGTGCAGCCTTGAGAGAAAAGAGATAATTTCTGCCCTTTCCGAAACCGTGGAAACTGACCCTTTAAAAGCCCGGCTGGAGTTGAGGGAGATAATTCAGGGGAAAATTCAGGGGAAAATGGCTGGAAGAGTTCTGGATACAACTCCTGTATGCCTTGCATGCTCTGAGTGTTTCTACAGCGTCCTGAACGAAATCGAAGAGAAAATGTCTGGCTTTCCTGAAATTCCTGTCATCAAAAAGTCCGGTTATAGTCTGGCAGCGGGCTGGTTAGAAAGTACGGAAGAAAAGGTAAACCTTTCCGAAGAAAAAGCAGGGAAAAAAGTAAAGGGAACAATTGGAGGAAGAGCAGGAAGGAAAGCCGGAAACCTGATCGAAGACATTTCCGGAGAAACTACTACAGCCTCGTTATCCGGGCTGGCCCCGCATTCAGCCCCGGGTGCGAGGAAGAAGAAAAAGGGCAAATCCGCAAATAATCTCGCAGATTCTACAGACAATTTTTTCGATTACGAAAGCAGGATCAAATCTCACGTCAGGCCGCCTTTTTCCAGTTCCAGAATTTATACAGAGGCTCCTGAAAATACTGAATTTCTTGAATGTTATGACATAAACGGCAGGGAAGGAAGAAACCTTGAGGTTTCTATTTACCGCTACACCGACAAGCCGGAAAAGCTTTACATGCTCAGGCCTCCCGAGTACAACCTGCGGCAGGAGGAACTCCGGCTGCTTGAGACAGTCCGGAAAAGGATGATCCGGCACAGGCCAAAAGACCTTGCTTTTGCAGACCCGACCGGAGCCAGAGAGTACTTCAAACGCATGGCAAAAGACCTGCTGGGCGAAGAACTGCTGGAAAGCGGGAAAGCCTGCGGTCCGGATGAACTTGAAAGCTATGCCGACCTCCTTGCAAGGTATACAAACGGGCTCGGGATTTTAGAAGACCTCCTTTCCGATGCCGGGATAACAGACGTATACATCAATGCCCCTGCTGATACAAACCCTGTGCACGTTGTGATGGATGGAGAGGAATGTACAAGCAACGTCTTTCTCTCGCAGGACGACCTTGATTCTCTGGTTTCAAGGTTCAGGACCATTAGCGGTAGGCCCTTTGGAGAAGCCATCCCTGTGCTTGAGCTTAACCTTGAGGCTTTCGGGGTAAGAGTATCCGTAATAGGAGACCCGCTCAGTGCAAACGGGCTTGCATACGCCTTCCGAAAACACTCCCTCACACCCTGGACCCTGCCGAAACTGATCAATACAGGCTCGATTTCTCCTTTTGCAGCCGGGTTTTTAAGTTTTCTAATGGACGGGCAGGCTTCAATCCTTGTTGCCGGAGAGGTGGGAGCCGGAAAAACATCTCTCCTATCGGCAATGCTGCTTGAAATCCCCCAGAAGTACAGGATCCTTACAATTGAAGACACCCATGAACTCCCAACAGAACAGCTCCAGGAGCTTGGCTGGAAGGTACAGGGAATGAGCTCCTATTCTTCGGTTCTTAAATCAGGAGCGGAAATGAGCCCGGAAACCGCGCTTCGGGCTTCCCTGCGGCTTGGGAGTTCTTCTCTGGTGCTGGGGGAGGTCCGGGGGCCGGAAGTAAAAGTGCTCTATGAAGCCATGCAGGTAGGAAATGCCGGGAACTCCGTTATAGGGACCATCCACGGCTCATCCGTTGAAAACGTATACGAGAGAGTCGTACACACCCTTGGGGTCCCTCCCGCTTCTTTTAAAGCGACCGATGCGGTAATAATATGTTCAGGCATCAGGCCCGGCGGGAGCATGAAAAAGATAAAACGGGTGAGCCAGATTGCAGAAGTGACCAGCACATCGATAGAAAACCCCGAACCTTCCGAGCTCTTTACCGATATCATGCATTATGATACCTCTCGGGACTGCCTGCTTGCAGGAGAGGTGCTCGAACAGGGGCAGTCCGAACTTATAGGAAAGATTGCCCGGAAATGGGGAATTTCCATTGACAGTGCCATGAAAAATATCGAACTCAGAACAAGGATAAAAGAAAGAATTGCAACCGAGGGGATTCGCAGTCCATTCCTGCTTGAAGCCGAAGCCGTAAGCGAGGCAAACAATATGTTCTGGCTGCTTTCGGATTCCATCCTGGCAGGTAACAGAGATGGCTTTGAAACAGGGCCCGACTCTATCTCAGGAGCCGATCTTGAAGAGCTTTACAGGCAGTGGGAAACCTGGTTTGAAACTTTTTCCCGGATACGGGTCGGATCAGGAAAACAGGAAGGAACAGAAAAACAGAGAACAGGAAAACGACTATCAGACGAAAAAAGGCTGCCAGAAGAAAAACAACTATCAGAAGATAAAAGGCTGCCAGAAGTAAAAATAACTGTCTGA
- a CDS encoding DUF429 domain-containing protein, with the protein MAWGIVPKILQVDQLMCADKNARSHITEIHPELCFYGFAGNPMKHSKKEEEGLLERKYLLMDTYPPASGIVEHALSNYMRKDVAKDDVLDALAAVLQNWDMRWGSKQSQKTLKTI; encoded by the coding sequence ATGGCTTGGGGTATTGTTCCCAAAATTCTTCAAGTCGATCAGTTAATGTGTGCTGATAAAAATGCCAGATCCCATATAACAGAAATTCATCCCGAACTCTGTTTTTACGGCTTTGCAGGAAATCCAATGAAACACAGCAAAAAGGAAGAAGAAGGTCTTTTGGAACGTAAATACCTCTTAATGGACACTTATCCACCAGCAAGCGGAATAGTAGAGCATGCGCTTTCAAACTATATGCGCAAGGACGTGGCTAAAGACGACGTTCTGGATGCATTGGCCGCAGTACTGCAAAATTGGGATATGAGATGGGGTTCAAAACAATCCCAGAAAACCCTGAAAACGATTTAA